In the genome of Siniperca chuatsi isolate FFG_IHB_CAS linkage group LG17, ASM2008510v1, whole genome shotgun sequence, one region contains:
- the cdca5 gene encoding sororin, whose protein sequence is MNEGNLQNIMAESNNLNGSQRRRSPRLSSPPQANLKTDNKMALASVAVKRSITVRKIAPRKTVAPSEHNKENTPRRTGSEDSQQKKLKVSTPGPVPGRGGSSSAKKKKAAMPSPILPSSPPPPSCPQQPAADPEDAVWSQKVRRSYSRLSDKSFDSPNSRETLFGFEKLKTPEVFRRVQQSKTGLEVSGSLSGLNSFTSLLEADDCGSAFPEPDPNIPGVAMVKEKRRRRKVQHIDATELDAMAAKMNAEFEEAEVFELVVE, encoded by the coding sequence ATGAACGAAGGGAATCTTCAAAACATAATGGCGGAATCGAATAACCTTAACGGCTCGCAGCGAAGACGGTCACCGCGGTTGAGTTCTCCTCCTCAGGCTAACCtaaaaactgacaacaaaatggCGCTGGCCTCTGTCGCCGTTAAACGCTCCATCACTGTGAGGAAAATAGCACCCAGAAAAACAGTCGCACCGTCGGAGCACAACAAGGAGAACACGCCGAGACGGACGGGGTCGGAAGACAGCCAGCAGAAGAAGCTGAAGGTCTCCACCCCCGGTCCTGTCCCGGGCCGTGGGGGCTCCTCCTCggccaagaagaagaaggccGCTATGCCCTCACCGatccttccctcctctccgcCGCCCCCTTCTTGTCCTCAACAGCCGGCAGCAGATCCAGAGGACGCGGTGTGGTCGCAGAAAGTGCGCCGGTCCTACAGCAGGCTCAGCGACAAGTCCTTCGACAGCCCCAACTCTCGAGAGACCTTGTTCGgctttgagaagctgaaaaccCCCGAAGTGTTCCGGAGAGTCCAGCAATCCAAGACAGGTCTGGAGGTGTCTGGGTCCTTGTCTGGTCTGAACTCATTCACATCTTTGCTTGAGGCGGATGACTGTGGTTCGGCTTTCCCCGAACCGGACCCAAACATCCCAGGCGTGGCTATggtgaaggagaagaggaggaggaggaaggtccAGCACATAGACGCCACAGAGCTGGACGCAATGGCTGCCAAGATGAACGCTGAGTTTGAGGAGGCAGAGGTGTTTGAGTTGGTCGTGGAGTAA